ACGGCAAACACTATGGCTTACGGTCGTCCTGGTGGTCGGGCGATTTGGCGGAGTAGTGTTCGTGTGATGAAGAGCATCCTGTGCGCCAAACACACCCAACCTACGACGAAGCGCACCGCTCCAGCAGTAGGATGGGTGTCGCGACAGCCCGCCCGTCCATCAGCGTACGGCAAACACCTCGGTGTACGGTCGTCCTGGTGGTCGGGCGGTTTGGCGGAGGAGTGTTCGTGTGATGAAGAGCACCCTGCGCGCCAAACACACCCAACCTACGAATGGCTTGCACTGCGCCATTCGACATCCAATTCTCCGTTTATGCCATGGACGATTCCCTCCATCATTCCTTTGCCGGTTGATTTCAAAGGGTTTGATCCGCGCAGTTCAATACCATCAGGAGACTTCACCAAGTATGAGCGCCATCTCCCGCACTGGAGGCTGCCGGGTGCTGCTTACTTTGTCACATTCAGGCTCGCTGATTCAATCCCTGAGGCCATCTTGGTAGAGATGCAGCGTGAGGCTGAATCATGGCGGCAGAAATTGACTGATCGCTCCATTCCGATGTCTGCCGACGAACGGGCAGAATGGCAGGATTTTCAACGTACCCGCCAGCGCAAACTGGAACGGTTGCTCGATGAAGGTCATGGCGAATGCCTCTTACGAGAGGCGCGGCATCGACGCGTGGTGGTTGAGGCGCTGCATCATTTCGAAGGCCAGCGCTGCGAAATGCTTTCCTATGCGGTGATGCCCAATCACGTCCATGTTATGTGCCGATTATCAGGCGGGTATCGATTGGAGGATGTGTGCAACTCATGGAAGTGGTTCACCGCCCAGCACATCCAGCGGAGCCTCGGCCGGAAAGGGCCTCTGTGGCAGGATGAAAACTTTGACCGCATCATTCGTGATGCAGAACATTATCAGGCCACCGTCCGCTACATCGCCAAGAATCCCATCAAAGCCAAGTTGACCGCACATGAAGCCTCCGTGTGGTTTTGCCAGTCGATTCAAGATGCAAATCGCCCTTCGTAGGACGGGTTTGGCGCAAGCCCGCCCGTCCATCAGCGTACGGCAAACACCATGGCGTACGGTCGTCCTGGTGGTCGGGCGGTTTGGCGAAGATCGTCTCAAGACGTCGAAAAGTCTTCGACGCCAAACACACCCAACCTACGAATGGCCTGCGTTGCGCTAGCAGTAGGATGGGTGTGGCGTAAGCCCGCCCGTCCATCAGCGTACGGCAAGCATCATGGCGTGCGAACACGCTCATTGTCGGGCGGTTTGGCGTAGAGCGCGTTGGAGCAACGAAAGCTGCCGCCGCCAAACACACCCAACCTACTTTCCGGGCAGCGCCAGCTCCCTGGTCACTTCAGCTCAAACACAAACGGCAGGCCCTGGGCGGTCATCATGGCTTTTTCCTTGGCCATGTAGCGGTCGGCCAGTTTGGAGAAGGTGCCGTCGGTGCGCATGCGGGAAAGGACTTCGTTGACCTTGGCTTTGAGCTCGGTGTTTCCCTGTTTCAGCGCCACGGCCCAGACTTCCTCGCGCAGCGGGGCCAGCAGGGCGCGGGTCTTGGCGGCGTGCTTGGCGTGGTAGTTCATGATGGAGAGCTGGTCGTAGATCCAGGCGTCCACGTTGCCATTCACCACCTCCATCACGCAGGATACATCGGCATCCAGGGCGATGATCTTGGCTTCCTTGAGGTTCGCGCGTGCCCAGCTCTCTCCCGTGGTGCCCAGGCGCACAGCGATCTTGCGGCCCGGTGCTTTCAAATCGTCGGCGTTTTGCAGCGTGGAGTCTTTGGCCACGAGCACGGCCAGCCCGGTCTTCACGTAGGGCTCGGAGAAGTCGATGGACTGGCGGCGCTCAGGCGTGGCCGTCATGGAGGAGATGACGAGGTCGATGGAGCCGGAGCGCAGCGCGGTGATGAGGCCGTCGAAGTTGATGTTGCGGAACTCGACTTCTTTGCCGAGCGACTTGGCGATCTCGCGCCCTACCTCGATGTCTACGCCGGTGATGTTGCCGGATTCATCCACGAACTCAAAGGGTGGATACGTGGCATCCGTGCCGATGATGAGCTTGTTGCCACGGGAGCAGGCACTTAGCAGCAGGCAGAGGAAGAAAGCGGAAAGGAGGTGCTTCATGAGGAATCGGTTTTTTTGAACCACTAATCGAACACTAATCAGACACTAATGCCAGAGTCTGAATTATGAGTGTTCCATTAGTGTGAGATTAGTGGTTCTTGTTTTTGGTTCTTACCCCAGCTCTCCCGCGTAATCGCTGGGCATGCGCCAGTCGCCGCGCGGAGAGAGGGCCACGGAGCCGACCTTAGGGCCGTCGGGCACGACGGAGCGCTTGAACTGATTTTGCGCGAAACGCCTGAAGAAGAGCGCCAGCCATTTGGAGATGGTGGCGTCGTCATACACTCCGGCAAAGGCCTGAGCGGCCAGCCAACGGATCTTCTCGGCATTACTGCCATGACGCACGAAGTGGAAGAGGAAGAAGTCATGCAGCTCATACGGGCCGATGGTGTCTTCGGTCTTCTGCTGCAGGGAGGCATCGGCCGCCAGCGGCAGCAGCTCGGGGGTGATGGGGGTGTCGGCGATGTCGCGCAGCACCTCGCCCGCCTTTTCCGCAAAGGGGCCTGCGGCGCACCACTCGATGAGGTAGCGCACCAGTGTCTTGGGCACGCCGGTGTTCACGTGGTACATGGACATGTGGTCGCCATTGAAGGTGCACCAGCCCAGCGCCGCCTCGGAGAGGTCTCCGGTGCCGATGACGATGCCGCCGGTCTTGTTGGCCACGTCCATCAGGATCTGCGTGCGTTCGCGGGCCTGCGAATTTTCATAGGTGGCATCGTGCTGATGCTCGGAGTGGCCGATGTCCGCAAAGTGCTGATGCACGGCCTCATTGATGGAGATGGTGCGCAGCTCCACATTCAGCGCCTCGGCCAGCTTTTCGGCATTGCCCTTCGTGCGGGTGGTGGTGCCAAAGCCGGGCATCGTAATGGTCAGCACCGCACTAGATGGCATGCCTGCACGGCGCAGCGCCTCCAGCACCACGAGCAGCGCCAGGGTGGAGTCCAGCCCGCCCGAGAGTCCCAGCACGGCTGTCTTGGCCCGCGCCTGCTTGAGCCTGCGTGCCAATCCGGTGGCCTGGATGGCAAAGATCTCTTCGCACACCGCCGCACGGTCCGCTTTGGCCGAGGGCACAAACGGATGAGCGGTGACGGGTCGCAGAAGAGTGTCTGCTTCTCCGAGCGCAGCACCGAGGCTGAAAGCCACGCGGCGGAAGCCGATGCTGCCCGCCTCATCGCGGAAGGCGGTGCTCTTCAGGCGGTCATGCGCCAGATGCTGCACATCCACATCGGTGATGATGGCACGGGTTTCAAAAGAGAAGCGCTCGGTCTCGCCCAGCAGGCTGCCGTTTTCCGCCACGAGTCCATGCCCCGAGTACACCACGTCGGTGGTGGATTCCCCAGCGCCTGCCCCGGCATAGAGGTAGGCGGCCAGGCAGCGCGCCGACTGCTGCGCCACGAGGTGGCGGCGGTAGGGGGCCTTTCCCAGCACCTCCGTGCTGGCGGAGGGATTGGCCAGCAGCACGGCTCCGGCCAGCGCCAGATGGCTGGAAGGCGGGATGACCGTCCACAAGTCCTCGCAAATCTCCACGCCGAGCACAAAGCCCGGCACGTCCAGCGCCTCGAAGAGCAGATTGCCGAGGGCCACCTCCTGATCATGCAGGCGCAGTGAGGTGGCGGTCAGCGTGTGTGCGGGGGAGAACCAGCGCCGCTCGTAGAACTCCGCTGAATTGGGCAGAAAGGTCTTGGGCACCAGGCCGAGGATGCGGCCCTTGGCCAGCACGGCGGCCACGTTGTAGAGGCGGTCCTGCACACGCAGCGGCAGGCCCACCACGAGCACACAGGGCAGATCCTGAGTGGCCTGAATGAGATCTCCCAGGCCCTTCAGGGCGGCATCCAGCAACACCGAAGTGTGAAACAGGTCCGCGCAGGAGTAGCCGGTGAGGCTCAGCTCTGGAAACACCGCCAGCCTGCAGCCGCGCTGTGCCAGCGTGCGCGCCTCGCGGGCGATAATGGCGACGTTTTTGCCCACATCTCCCAGCACCAGCTCCGGGGACACAGCGGCGACACGTACAAAGCCAAGTCGTTCACGGGTGGAGGTCGGTGTAGGTGCTGGTCGGGGCATCGCGGAAACTAGCACGTGGTGTGCAGGGTTTGCGAGGGGGAAATACGAAGGCTGATGCAGCTACTTCAACGTTTGCAGCCACGCGACGAGATCCGCCAGCCCCTGGGGGCCGATGGCTCCGGCAAGGCCGGGGGGCATGAGGGACTGCTTGAGCTCTTCGCTTTTGGCGATGCTGGATTTCTTCACCGGAGTGGAGGCTCCGCCGGCGATGCGGAGGGTCAGTTCGGTGTCGGTTTCGCTGATGGGATAGCCGGTGACGACGTAGCCTTCCTTCATCGTGATCTGGCGGCCGACGAAGCTGTGCTCGATGGCGGCGCTGGGATACATGATGGCGGTGAAGAGGCCTTCGGCGGAGAGCTTGGCTCCGATCAAGGAGAGGTCGGGGCCGAAGTCGATGTACTGGCCTTTGACGCGGTGGCAGGCGATGCACCCGGCCTGCATGAACATCTGCGGGCCTTTGGCGGCATCGCCTTTGAGCTTTACGAGTTCGGGCAGCTTGGGGAAGTTTTCCAAACCCTGTGCGGCAGGGAGTGGCAGAGCTGTCGCGGCCTCGCTCCGCAGCCCGGCATCGGTGCTGCGGCTGAGCGCCAGCGCGGCCTGGTCTTTGAAGTCGGCAGGCAGTTTGCCTTCGCTGTGCCAGCGCAGAATGTTGCGCCCGCCTTCGCCGCTGAGCGCGAGGGAGTCGATGATGGCATGGCGCACGCTCAGGTCTTTCTCCTGCCAGAAGGCTTGGTTCAAAACGGCCACCGAGGCGCGGTCGCTCACACGGCCCAGCGCGGTGACGAGTGTCTTGGCCGCAGCAGGATCGGCGGTCTTGAGGAAACGCAGCGCGCCATCGCGATTCATGGCGATGAGGCGCGCCGCATTCACCGACTCCGGCGCATTCGGATTGGCGACGATGTAGTCGAGCAGTTCCTTTTCGAAGCCAGTGAGGTTCAGACGCTCGACGAGGGAGATGAACTCCGGTTTGCCGATAACGGGCTTGAGCAGCGAGTCCAGTCGCGCCTTGGCCTCGGGATTCGAGGCGATGGTGTTGCGGTCGAGCAGCGCGGTGGCGGCGAGGGCGGTTTCGGCGTCGGCTTTGAGGAAGATGGTCAGCGCGGCTTTGGCGACTTCCTCGCGGTGGTGATACTGCATCAATTGCAATGCTCGAAGGTGTTTGAGCGGATTGAATGATGCTTGCAAGCCTCCTTTATCGCCCAAACCAGCGAGCTTCGTGATCAGGCCTGCGGTTTGCTCAGCTTTGGCTCGGTATTGAACCACCCACATCAAATCGATAGTCGTGTCGATACTCGCGTTGAACGTTCGTTCGGTGTTCGCTCCGGACACTTTTATGCGTTCATCTGCGTGCTGATTCGCTCCGATTCCGGCAGCTTCCAACATCCAACGGTCTCCCAAC
The sequence above is drawn from the Prosthecobacter vanneervenii genome and encodes:
- a CDS encoding NAD(+) synthase, with the protein product MPRPAPTPTSTRERLGFVRVAAVSPELVLGDVGKNVAIIAREARTLAQRGCRLAVFPELSLTGYSCADLFHTSVLLDAALKGLGDLIQATQDLPCVLVVGLPLRVQDRLYNVAAVLAKGRILGLVPKTFLPNSAEFYERRWFSPAHTLTATSLRLHDQEVALGNLLFEALDVPGFVLGVEICEDLWTVIPPSSHLALAGAVLLANPSASTEVLGKAPYRRHLVAQQSARCLAAYLYAGAGAGESTTDVVYSGHGLVAENGSLLGETERFSFETRAIITDVDVQHLAHDRLKSTAFRDEAGSIGFRRVAFSLGAALGEADTLLRPVTAHPFVPSAKADRAAVCEEIFAIQATGLARRLKQARAKTAVLGLSGGLDSTLALLVVLEALRRAGMPSSAVLTITMPGFGTTTRTKGNAEKLAEALNVELRTISINEAVHQHFADIGHSEHQHDATYENSQARERTQILMDVANKTGGIVIGTGDLSEAALGWCTFNGDHMSMYHVNTGVPKTLVRYLIEWCAAGPFAEKAGEVLRDIADTPITPELLPLAADASLQQKTEDTIGPYELHDFFLFHFVRHGSNAEKIRWLAAQAFAGVYDDATISKWLALFFRRFAQNQFKRSVVPDGPKVGSVALSPRGDWRMPSDYAGELG
- a CDS encoding transporter substrate-binding domain-containing protein is translated as MKHLLSAFFLCLLLSACSRGNKLIIGTDATYPPFEFVDESGNITGVDIEVGREIAKSLGKEVEFRNINFDGLITALRSGSIDLVISSMTATPERRQSIDFSEPYVKTGLAVLVAKDSTLQNADDLKAPGRKIAVRLGTTGESWARANLKEAKIIALDADVSCVMEVVNGNVDAWIYDQLSIMNYHAKHAAKTRALLAPLREEVWAVALKQGNTELKAKVNEVLSRMRTDGTFSKLADRYMAKEKAMMTAQGLPFVFELK
- a CDS encoding transposase, whose amino-acid sequence is MPWTIPSIIPLPVDFKGFDPRSSIPSGDFTKYERHLPHWRLPGAAYFVTFRLADSIPEAILVEMQREAESWRQKLTDRSIPMSADERAEWQDFQRTRQRKLERLLDEGHGECLLREARHRRVVVEALHHFEGQRCEMLSYAVMPNHVHVMCRLSGGYRLEDVCNSWKWFTAQHIQRSLGRKGPLWQDENFDRIIRDAEHYQATVRYIAKNPIKAKLTAHEASVWFCQSIQDANRPS